One genomic window of uncultured delta proteobacterium includes the following:
- a CDS encoding Acetylornithine deacetylase or succinyl-diaminopimelate desuccinylase, with the protein MAVDTLREKVSQAVKKREKDILQFLADIVSAESITGNEAGVQKIIAARLKKMGIKPDMWDLDAKELATHPAYIASHEPYAGRPNLAARLKGEGGGKSLLFNGHVDTIPFGLEEAWHTPPGKAVVKDGKMYGRGTSDMKSGAAAMTMAVEILRDLGVKLQGDVVLQYVVDEEQTGNGTLAAIMRGYTADAAICCESSSMHVQPACIGRVWFTITFRTKEAGIQRRYEGVNAIEKAQRIIQAVADLEAIRIASLSHPLYPHLLSSLPCMVTMIEAGSFPSAFPDSCKLQGSFATLPGEKTDDVKKDLIRQIHTACATDPWLKDHLPDIVFDGYCGEAAAIPVEDPIVQLVRANFVKTVGREPQITGRQGAADIRYLINDAHIPTLIFGPGLTEQMHATNEYVNCNDVLAATEIMAMTIIDWCGVAG; encoded by the coding sequence ATGGCAGTAGACACGTTACGTGAAAAGGTTTCCCAGGCTGTAAAAAAACGGGAAAAGGACATCCTGCAATTCCTGGCGGACATCGTCTCCGCCGAGAGCATCACCGGCAACGAGGCCGGTGTGCAGAAGATCATCGCGGCCCGTCTGAAAAAGATGGGCATCAAACCGGATATGTGGGATCTGGACGCCAAGGAACTCGCCACCCACCCGGCCTATATCGCGAGCCACGAGCCGTACGCGGGCCGTCCCAACCTGGCGGCGCGCCTGAAAGGCGAGGGCGGCGGGAAATCCCTTTTGTTCAACGGGCACGTGGACACCATCCCCTTCGGCCTGGAAGAGGCCTGGCACACCCCGCCGGGCAAGGCCGTGGTCAAGGACGGCAAGATGTACGGCCGGGGCACCTCGGATATGAAGAGCGGGGCCGCGGCCATGACCATGGCGGTGGAAATCCTCCGCGATCTCGGGGTGAAGCTGCAAGGCGACGTGGTGCTCCAGTACGTGGTGGACGAGGAGCAGACCGGCAACGGCACGCTGGCTGCCATCATGCGCGGTTACACGGCGGATGCGGCCATCTGCTGCGAGTCGAGCAGCATGCACGTGCAGCCCGCCTGCATCGGGCGGGTGTGGTTCACCATCACGTTCAGAACGAAGGAAGCGGGCATCCAGCGGCGGTACGAAGGCGTGAACGCCATCGAGAAAGCCCAGCGGATCATCCAGGCCGTGGCGGACCTGGAGGCCATCCGCATCGCTTCCTTATCCCACCCGTTGTATCCTCATCTCCTCAGTTCCCTGCCCTGCATGGTCACCATGATCGAGGCCGGGAGCTTCCCCAGCGCGTTCCCGGATTCCTGCAAACTGCAAGGCAGCTTCGCCACCCTGCCCGGCGAGAAGACCGACGACGTGAAAAAGGACCTGATCCGGCAGATCCACACCGCCTGCGCAACCGACCCCTGGCTGAAAGACCACCTGCCGGACATCGTGTTCGACGGGTATTGCGGGGAGGCGGCGGCCATCCCGGTGGAAGACCCCATCGTGCAGCTGGTGCGCGCCAACTTCGTCAAAACAGTGGGACGCGAGCCGCAGATAACCGGCCGCCAGGGCGCGGCGGATATCCGGTACCTGATTAACGACGCGCACATCCCGACCCTGATTTTCGGGCCGGGCCTGACCGAACAGATGCACGCGACCAACGAGTACGTGAACTGCAACGACGTGCTCGCTGCCACGGAAATAATGGCCATGACCATCATCGACTGGTGCGGTGTGGCGGGCTGA
- a CDS encoding conserved hypothetical protein (Evidence 4 : Homologs of previously reported genes of unknown function), translating to MKHAGKEHREFFSVDMEHGWTPLPMDGEGFVIEEKVLSNCIDHTRKTGSLTRLLRYSPGAYTAKPVIHDYWEEIFVITGDYTVGSGENAERFEGYTYACRPPHIWHGPFSTDGGSLLYEIQYYDTVVED from the coding sequence ATGAAACACGCAGGCAAGGAACACCGGGAGTTTTTTTCCGTGGACATGGAACACGGCTGGACGCCGTTGCCCATGGATGGCGAGGGTTTTGTCATTGAAGAAAAGGTGCTGTCCAATTGCATAGACCACACCAGAAAAACCGGCTCGCTGACGAGGCTGTTGCGGTACAGCCCCGGCGCGTATACCGCGAAACCCGTCATTCACGACTATTGGGAAGAGATTTTTGTGATAACCGGCGACTATACTGTGGGAAGCGGCGAGAACGCCGAACGGTTTGAGGGGTATACCTACGCGTGCAGGCCGCCCCACATATGGCACGGCCCGTTCAGCACCGACGGCGGGAGCCTTCTGTACGAAATTCAGTATTACGATACGGTGGTGGAAGACTGA
- a CDS encoding putative Dihydroorotate dehydrogenase family protein (Evidence 3 : Function proposed based on presence of conserved amino acid motif, structural feature or limited homology), giving the protein MANLEVTIAGVTFRNPLILASATPGWDGKRSLMAWQGGAAAVVPKTFGPPATWAQHPRCGRMKLIKPDGKKPIGMVNIELYTTMPIEEWLEKELTVAASEGNKVIASVVAQPDPDDTARVAKLIEASGKAVMFEINVSCPMPFGADKVGFQMGNDPDSCFKQVAALKKAVTLPVGIKLTPTTHNMVPMAQAAEKAGADFIVIGNSVRSFAGVDIKTGRPKLAAYGGYSGPAIKPITMRHVSEVARAVKTPIMAVGGVSSWEDVVEYIMIGASAVQICTAVMWKGYDQFRIIAEDLAAYMDREGIASLEEIRGKALPYIRTIQEMAAAPSLTIAVDPEKCVNLKTGGCKLCEHACFYGALAFSPKLSLTPETCDGCGLCVEMCPNGALSLQ; this is encoded by the coding sequence GTGGCAAACCTGGAAGTGACCATTGCCGGCGTGACGTTTCGCAACCCCCTTATCCTGGCCTCCGCCACGCCCGGCTGGGACGGGAAACGGTCCCTCATGGCCTGGCAGGGCGGGGCCGCCGCCGTGGTGCCCAAAACCTTCGGCCCGCCCGCGACCTGGGCGCAGCATCCGCGCTGCGGCCGTATGAAGCTCATCAAGCCGGACGGCAAGAAGCCCATCGGCATGGTGAATATCGAACTGTATACCACCATGCCCATTGAGGAATGGCTGGAAAAGGAACTCACCGTCGCCGCGTCCGAGGGCAACAAGGTCATTGCCAGCGTCGTTGCGCAGCCGGACCCGGACGATACCGCCAGAGTCGCCAAGCTGATCGAGGCCAGCGGCAAGGCCGTGATGTTCGAGATCAACGTGTCCTGTCCCATGCCCTTCGGGGCGGACAAGGTCGGCTTCCAGATGGGGAACGACCCGGATTCCTGCTTCAAGCAGGTAGCCGCGCTGAAAAAGGCGGTCACGCTGCCCGTGGGCATCAAGCTCACCCCCACCACGCACAACATGGTGCCCATGGCCCAGGCCGCGGAAAAGGCCGGGGCGGATTTCATCGTGATCGGCAACTCCGTGCGGTCCTTCGCCGGGGTGGACATCAAAACGGGCCGCCCCAAACTCGCGGCGTACGGCGGGTATTCCGGCCCGGCCATCAAACCCATCACCATGCGGCACGTCTCGGAAGTGGCCCGCGCGGTGAAGACGCCCATCATGGCTGTGGGCGGCGTTTCCTCCTGGGAAGACGTGGTCGAGTATATTATGATCGGAGCCTCGGCCGTGCAGATCTGCACGGCGGTCATGTGGAAGGGGTACGACCAGTTCCGCATTATCGCCGAGGACCTCGCGGCGTACATGGACCGCGAGGGGATCGCCTCGCTGGAGGAAATCCGGGGCAAGGCGCTGCCTTATATCCGCACCATCCAGGAAATGGCCGCCGCGCCGTCGCTTACCATCGCGGTGGATCCGGAAAAATGCGTGAACCTGAAAACCGGCGGCTGCAAACTGTGCGAGCACGCCTGTTTTTACGGCGCGCTGGCATTTTCGCCCAAGCTGTCCCTGACGCCCGAAACCTGTGACGGGTGCGGGCTGTGCGTTGAAATGTGCCCGAACGGAGCCCTTTCCCTTCAATAA
- a CDS encoding Choline/ethanolamine kinase translates to MNAILFCAGVGRRFQPISFTCPKPLTPINGVPIVEQTLQMLRESGIERITLIVGYMAEKFAYLGDKYGVEFVFNPDHATRNTHSSLLLATDRLDGSLLIDGDVVFTKNVLSRVQPGKSQYVCQPTVHGLEWEVFPDETGRITRVEKWTATGHSMCGLSYWEGETAAALAKELHNCAPDDYWEEAVLRILDRVPVYATLIEEPFLQETDTISDALHYGLITHEEVARLSSVDFPAERLKGLTNSTWLVRDHTGVMRCLRIPGHGTGAFIDREQEPVIIGLIKDLNVTPESLFFPGGLKMTRFMSEHRVAVAEDLEPGFFASLAAKLKVLNSIPHTPESPLAPMLIADQITKFETLTKKTAPPAQRAWLLAKAREYDAEPQVLCHRDLALENILVSGDHGKDLLLIDFEYAGFAHPIWEIASFILESGMDPEAREQFATACGITEEREKTRLWEMESLVDYVWGLWGFERGYLEYSEKKLNRMLGRLETIL, encoded by the coding sequence ATGAACGCCATTCTTTTCTGCGCCGGAGTCGGACGGCGCTTCCAGCCCATTTCGTTCACCTGCCCCAAACCGCTTACCCCCATCAACGGTGTTCCCATCGTGGAACAGACCCTTCAGATGCTGCGGGAGAGCGGCATAGAGCGCATCACGCTCATCGTCGGCTATATGGCGGAGAAGTTCGCCTACCTCGGGGACAAGTACGGCGTGGAATTCGTGTTCAACCCCGACCACGCGACGCGCAATACCCACAGCTCCCTTCTGCTGGCTACCGACAGACTGGACGGCTCGCTCCTGATCGACGGCGACGTGGTGTTCACCAAAAACGTGCTTTCCAGGGTGCAGCCGGGCAAATCGCAGTACGTCTGCCAGCCCACCGTCCACGGGCTGGAGTGGGAAGTGTTCCCGGACGAAACCGGCCGCATCACGCGGGTGGAAAAATGGACCGCCACCGGCCACAGCATGTGCGGCCTTTCCTACTGGGAAGGGGAAACCGCCGCCGCGCTCGCCAAGGAATTGCACAATTGCGCACCGGACGATTACTGGGAGGAAGCCGTGCTGCGCATCCTGGACCGCGTCCCGGTATACGCCACGCTGATCGAAGAGCCTTTTTTGCAGGAGACCGATACCATCAGCGACGCGCTGCACTACGGCCTCATCACCCACGAGGAAGTCGCCCGCCTCAGCAGCGTGGACTTCCCCGCCGAGCGCCTCAAGGGCCTGACCAACAGTACCTGGCTGGTGCGCGATCATACAGGCGTCATGCGGTGCCTGCGTATTCCGGGCCACGGCACGGGCGCGTTCATCGACCGCGAGCAGGAACCGGTGATTATCGGCCTGATTAAGGACCTCAACGTTACCCCGGAAAGCCTCTTCTTTCCCGGTGGCCTGAAAATGACCCGCTTCATGTCCGAGCACCGCGTGGCGGTCGCCGAGGATCTGGAACCCGGCTTTTTCGCGAGCCTTGCCGCGAAGCTGAAAGTATTGAACAGCATCCCGCATACGCCGGAATCGCCCCTGGCGCCCATGCTGATCGCGGACCAGATCACCAAATTCGAAACCCTGACCAAAAAAACCGCGCCGCCGGCGCAGCGCGCCTGGCTGCTGGCAAAGGCGCGGGAATACGACGCGGAACCGCAGGTGCTTTGCCACCGCGATCTGGCCCTGGAAAATATCCTGGTATCCGGCGATCACGGGAAGGATCTGCTTCTCATCGACTTCGAATACGCGGGCTTCGCGCATCCCATCTGGGAAATAGCCAGCTTCATCCTGGAATCGGGCATGGACCCGGAAGCGCGCGAGCAGTTCGCAACCGCCTGCGGCATCACGGAAGAGCGCGAAAAGACCCGGCTTTGGGAAATGGAAAGCCTCGTGGACTACGTCTGGGGGCTGTGGGGCTTTGAGCGCGGGTACCTTGAATACTCGGAAAAGAAGCTCAACCGCATGTTGGGCCGGTTGGAAACCATATTGTAA
- a CDS encoding conserved exported hypothetical protein (Evidence 4 : Homologs of previously reported genes of unknown function) — protein MQTGGFLSTRFARAGQGLTLAALLFGVSVVFPAPAWAYLDPGTGNILIYICISILTAVLYFAKTAWYGLRNKFSATPVQRAATRSEELVLFSEGKIYWSTFRPIVAALLERGYPFRYLSMDIEDPGLAIESPHMNSRFIGTGSAAFARAAAVRASVMLQTTANIGTPGYPMPIPRHVTCLAHVLHGVGGISLYYKNAHDTCNVIFLMGHGDHESIRLLEKKRGLPERECVSAGVPCLDELARTVLPKNGMSDPPVILVAPSWGEKNCLTYCGTEFIHWLTEAGYNVIIRPHPFSQKAEQPFIAALQEEFGRDPHVRIDLDVSGGPSLAAADLLISDKSGVRFDFAFLYQRPVLTLDIPMRNREKFEISDLEYVWEDDVERRLGPVLTPETLRSMTREAFLESVAATLAMEGKDLAALRDATIANFGCSGAFIADWVIAKCAALAAAQAPEQTLSQIPGQAPNQAPEGGQ, from the coding sequence ATGCAAACGGGCGGTTTTCTTTCCACACGATTCGCGCGCGCGGGCCAGGGGCTTACCCTGGCCGCGCTGCTGTTCGGCGTCTCCGTCGTTTTTCCCGCGCCGGCCTGGGCCTATCTGGACCCGGGAACCGGCAACATTCTGATTTATATCTGCATCAGTATTCTGACCGCTGTGCTCTATTTTGCCAAAACCGCCTGGTACGGCCTGCGGAACAAGTTTTCCGCCACCCCCGTGCAACGCGCGGCAACACGCAGCGAGGAACTGGTGCTCTTCTCCGAGGGCAAAATATACTGGTCCACCTTCCGGCCCATCGTGGCGGCGCTTTTGGAGCGCGGCTACCCCTTCCGGTACCTCAGTATGGATATCGAGGACCCCGGCCTCGCCATTGAAAGCCCGCACATGAACTCGCGGTTCATCGGCACGGGGTCCGCCGCGTTCGCGCGGGCCGCCGCGGTCCGGGCCAGCGTCATGCTGCAGACCACGGCCAACATCGGCACGCCGGGCTACCCCATGCCGATCCCGCGCCACGTCACCTGCCTCGCGCACGTGCTGCACGGTGTGGGCGGCATTTCTCTCTACTACAAAAACGCCCACGATACCTGCAACGTCATCTTTCTCATGGGCCACGGCGACCACGAATCCATCCGCCTGCTGGAGAAAAAACGGGGCCTGCCGGAACGCGAATGCGTCAGCGCCGGGGTACCCTGCCTGGACGAGCTGGCCCGGACGGTCTTGCCCAAGAACGGCATGTCCGATCCGCCGGTCATTCTGGTGGCGCCGTCCTGGGGTGAAAAAAACTGCCTTACGTATTGCGGCACGGAGTTCATCCACTGGCTCACGGAAGCCGGTTACAACGTCATCATCAGGCCGCACCCGTTTTCCCAAAAGGCGGAGCAGCCTTTTATCGCGGCGCTGCAAGAGGAATTCGGCCGCGATCCTCACGTGCGCATCGATCTGGACGTGAGCGGCGGCCCCTCCCTTGCGGCGGCCGACCTTTTGATCTCGGACAAGTCCGGGGTGCGGTTCGACTTCGCCTTTTTGTACCAGAGGCCGGTGCTGACTCTGGATATCCCCATGCGCAACAGGGAAAAGTTCGAAATATCGGATCTGGAATACGTCTGGGAAGACGACGTCGAGCGCCGCCTCGGGCCGGTGCTGACCCCGGAAACGCTGCGGAGCATGACGCGTGAAGCGTTCCTGGAGAGCGTCGCCGCGACGCTCGCCATGGAGGGCAAAGACCTGGCCGCGCTGCGGGATGCGACCATCGCCAACTTCGGCTGCTCGGGCGCGTTCATCGCGGACTGGGTTATCGCCAAATGCGCGGCCCTGGCCGCGGCGCAGGCGCCTGAGCAGACGTTGAGCCAAATTCCGGGCCAGGCGCCCAATCAGGCGCCGGAGGGCGGGCAATGA
- a CDS encoding putative 60Kd inner membrane protein (Evidence 3 : Function proposed based on presence of conserved amino acid motif, structural feature or limited homology) — translation MSTFLYSVTILPLELAYKYLYIFLSELTGNYGTALIGLSIVSSILFIPLKHMAKAMQAREAALQKVMAPQLEAIKRESKGRERQDRIRGLYRRYAYNPLMAMRSSVGILLQVPFLCAAYYMIGSFEPIRGLAWGVIPDLGRPDGLLYGINALPLVMTACNLGALFSASGFTRRDKLQGVAVAALFLVLLYAAPSALLVYWTGNNALMLVGGVWQRLVPRKFADFARSLYAQNRSFAIFTEEGKKGLQERFGFSSLYRAVSVKGEASLYALAVLVAGLLVLVHSPLALYFSEPDFFKLPAWDIMEAMLPYLMLWLLLCAALRVVAPVPARPGLTFLALLATLTALIYSTLLTGDYGAMNTTLLEKAANLGDSGYSLIDCGVLLGLVVLLAAVFYCRQGRKLAAVLAAAALYLCGDAAFQVYTDNKAYQMTVIGNKEDPAVARSEFFNLSKTEPNVLIFFLDMFTGGHMDALFQEDPTLRKRLDGFTWFPDTMSPGFATSFSAPSIFGGPGFAPDKMNQRPDVTLNRKFTEAFSVLPRNFGAKGFDTGVLHPLYALDAAVLERETGGKKPRILDKPDMAGIREEWARRIGLADAGTHRDYFTDFLFSVGLFKAVPHFLKASVYRDGVWLHNASRSVLGADMTHVLYESAVLGLLPEMFRTGASRPTFRILYSMLPHLFWRLPKDSLIPVEDPYPATPQQQTRINGVVPEHVYSELHAMNMLADFFDWLRKQGAYDNTMIILVSDHCEADSGMLRSALRLPVEGWHDRDQDDPYDYPGRPHALLMVKPFGDNDPFRVSADIMSSMDVPAIACRAIGGCPGIAEPDTGPGRVREHYFDTDWRQIEVQGRTVYTPAKIATVRGTMFRKENWTIPRP, via the coding sequence ATGAGCACGTTTCTCTATTCCGTCACCATCCTGCCGTTGGAACTGGCCTACAAATACCTGTACATCTTTCTTTCGGAGCTGACCGGGAACTACGGCACGGCCCTCATCGGCCTGTCCATCGTCAGCTCCATCCTGTTCATCCCGCTCAAGCACATGGCGAAAGCCATGCAGGCCAGGGAAGCCGCGCTGCAAAAGGTCATGGCGCCCCAACTGGAAGCCATCAAACGGGAAAGCAAGGGCAGGGAGCGCCAGGACCGCATCCGGGGCCTGTACAGGCGCTACGCCTACAACCCCCTCATGGCTATGCGCTCGTCCGTCGGGATTCTGCTGCAGGTGCCGTTCCTGTGCGCCGCCTACTATATGATCGGGTCCTTCGAGCCCATCCGGGGCCTGGCCTGGGGCGTCATTCCGGACCTGGGCCGCCCGGACGGGCTGCTTTACGGCATCAACGCGCTGCCGCTCGTTATGACGGCCTGCAACCTTGGCGCCCTGTTCAGCGCTTCGGGCTTCACCCGGCGCGACAAGTTGCAGGGCGTGGCCGTGGCGGCTTTGTTTCTGGTGCTGCTCTACGCCGCGCCTTCGGCGCTGCTGGTCTACTGGACCGGCAACAACGCCCTGATGCTGGTGGGAGGCGTCTGGCAACGGCTGGTGCCCCGCAAATTCGCGGATTTCGCCCGTTCCCTGTATGCCCAAAACCGGTCCTTCGCCATCTTCACGGAGGAGGGGAAAAAGGGCTTGCAGGAGCGCTTCGGCTTCTCTTCGCTCTACCGCGCCGTGTCCGTCAAGGGCGAGGCTTCTTTGTACGCCCTGGCCGTGCTCGTGGCCGGTCTGCTGGTCCTGGTGCACTCGCCGCTGGCGCTGTATTTTTCCGAGCCGGACTTCTTCAAGCTGCCGGCCTGGGACATCATGGAAGCCATGCTGCCCTACCTCATGCTGTGGCTGCTCCTCTGCGCGGCCCTGCGTGTGGTGGCCCCGGTTCCGGCCCGGCCCGGCCTGACCTTTCTGGCTCTCCTTGCAACCCTGACGGCTCTGATCTATTCGACCCTGCTCACCGGGGATTACGGCGCGATGAACACCACCCTCCTGGAAAAGGCCGCCAACCTGGGTGATTCGGGCTACAGCCTTATTGACTGCGGCGTCCTCCTGGGGCTCGTGGTCCTTTTGGCGGCGGTGTTTTATTGCCGCCAGGGCAGGAAGCTTGCCGCCGTTCTGGCCGCCGCCGCCCTGTACCTTTGCGGCGACGCGGCGTTCCAGGTATACACGGACAACAAAGCCTACCAGATGACCGTGATCGGGAACAAGGAAGACCCGGCCGTTGCCAGGAGCGAGTTTTTCAACCTGAGCAAGACCGAACCCAATGTGCTGATTTTCTTCCTGGATATGTTCACCGGCGGGCACATGGACGCGCTTTTCCAGGAAGACCCCACCCTCCGGAAGCGGTTGGACGGGTTCACCTGGTTCCCGGACACCATGTCGCCGGGGTTTGCCACCTCCTTTTCCGCGCCCAGCATTTTCGGCGGGCCGGGCTTTGCCCCGGACAAGATGAACCAGCGGCCGGACGTCACCCTGAACCGGAAGTTCACCGAAGCCTTTTCCGTGCTGCCGCGCAACTTCGGCGCGAAAGGGTTTGATACCGGCGTGCTGCATCCCCTGTACGCCCTGGATGCGGCCGTTCTGGAGCGGGAAACGGGCGGCAAGAAGCCGCGCATCCTGGACAAGCCGGATATGGCCGGCATCCGGGAGGAGTGGGCCCGCAGGATCGGCCTGGCCGATGCCGGCACGCACCGCGACTATTTCACGGATTTTCTGTTCTCCGTGGGCCTGTTCAAGGCCGTGCCGCATTTTTTGAAAGCGTCGGTCTACAGGGACGGCGTCTGGCTGCACAACGCCTCCCGGAGCGTGCTCGGCGCGGACATGACCCACGTCCTGTACGAGAGCGCGGTGCTCGGGCTGCTGCCCGAGATGTTCCGGACGGGCGCCTCGCGCCCGACCTTCCGCATCCTGTACAGCATGCTGCCGCACCTCTTCTGGCGTCTGCCCAAAGACAGCCTCATCCCCGTGGAAGACCCGTATCCGGCGACGCCGCAACAGCAGACCCGCATCAACGGAGTGGTGCCCGAACACGTTTACAGCGAACTGCACGCCATGAACATGCTGGCGGACTTTTTCGACTGGCTGCGCAAACAAGGCGCGTACGACAACACCATGATTATCCTGGTCTCGGACCATTGCGAGGCCGACAGCGGCATGCTGCGCTCCGCCCTGAGGCTGCCCGTGGAAGGGTGGCACGACAGGGACCAGGACGACCCCTACGACTACCCCGGCCGCCCGCACGCCCTGTTGATGGTCAAGCCGTTCGGCGACAACGATCCCTTCCGCGTAAGCGCCGACATCATGAGCTCCATGGACGTCCCGGCCATTGCCTGCCGGGCCATAGGGGGATGCCCCGGCATCGCGGAGCCGGACACTGGCCCGGGCAGGGTCCGGGAGCATTACTTTGATACGGATTGGCGCCAGATTGAGGTGCAGGGCAGAACGGTCTATACCCCCGCCAAAATCGCCACGGTGCGCGGCACCATGTTCCGCAAGGAAAACTGGACCATCCCCCGGCCATAG
- a CDS encoding Pyridoxal-phosphate dependent protein → MIDLAVNRERLQRNIRSAREHNVVIPTFKQMKNPETIPEKTREKLRGVGLWDINPLNLFRITWKNEPTESGGGFGTTNAIELPKSLTGVDARIVCLVGKWFPTGCHKVGASYGCLVPRLVTGQFDATYHKACWPSTGNYCRGGAFNSQLLSVYSIAILPAGMSKERFEWLETVASEVIATPGTESNVKEIFDKTWELRNTREDVMIFNQFEEMGNHLWHYEVTGNAIAETFERIKGANGRLAAACFTSGSAGTIGCGDFLKEQYPQMKLAVGEALQCPTLLNNGFGEHRIEGIGDKHVPWIHNIKNTDLVIAIDDNDSQRLLRMFSEPEGREYLAKEAGVAPEVIAQLDLLGISGIANVLCAIKTAKYYELTKDDVVATVLTDSAVMYGSRVTELAAAEGAYSMNRAALDFGRHLMGVRTDCMEELTHRGRKRIHDLKYYTWVEQQGRTAAELDALWYDYEGTWGAVHKQAARIDELIEEFNEGTGLSA, encoded by the coding sequence GTGATTGATTTAGCGGTGAACAGAGAGCGTCTGCAAAGGAACATCCGGTCAGCCAGGGAACACAACGTTGTCATACCGACATTCAAACAGATGAAAAACCCCGAGACCATCCCGGAAAAAACACGGGAAAAGCTGCGGGGCGTTGGACTTTGGGATATCAACCCGCTCAACCTTTTCCGCATTACCTGGAAAAACGAACCCACGGAATCCGGCGGCGGCTTCGGAACCACGAACGCCATCGAACTGCCCAAATCCCTCACGGGTGTTGACGCGCGGATCGTCTGCTTGGTGGGCAAATGGTTCCCGACCGGCTGCCACAAGGTCGGGGCTTCCTACGGCTGCCTGGTTCCCCGCCTGGTGACCGGGCAGTTCGACGCCACGTACCACAAGGCCTGCTGGCCCTCCACCGGGAACTATTGCCGGGGCGGCGCGTTCAACTCGCAGCTTTTGTCCGTGTACTCCATCGCCATTCTGCCCGCGGGCATGAGCAAGGAGCGGTTTGAGTGGCTGGAAACCGTGGCCAGCGAGGTCATCGCGACGCCGGGAACCGAAAGCAACGTCAAGGAAATTTTCGATAAAACCTGGGAGCTGCGCAACACCCGCGAAGACGTCATGATCTTCAACCAGTTTGAGGAGATGGGCAACCACCTCTGGCACTATGAAGTGACCGGCAACGCCATCGCGGAAACGTTCGAGCGCATCAAGGGCGCAAACGGCAGGCTCGCGGCCGCCTGCTTCACCTCCGGTTCAGCCGGCACCATCGGCTGCGGCGACTTTTTGAAAGAGCAATACCCGCAGATGAAGCTGGCCGTCGGGGAAGCCCTGCAATGCCCGACGCTGCTGAACAACGGCTTCGGCGAGCACCGCATCGAAGGCATCGGGGACAAGCACGTTCCCTGGATCCACAACATCAAAAACACGGACCTCGTCATCGCCATCGACGATAACGACAGCCAGCGCCTGCTCCGCATGTTCAGCGAACCCGAAGGCCGCGAATACCTTGCGAAGGAAGCCGGGGTGGCCCCGGAAGTGATCGCGCAGCTCGATCTTCTGGGCATCTCCGGGATCGCCAACGTGCTTTGCGCCATCAAGACCGCCAAGTATTACGAACTGACCAAGGATGACGTGGTGGCCACGGTCCTGACGGATTCGGCGGTCATGTACGGCTCGCGGGTCACGGAACTGGCGGCGGCCGAAGGCGCGTATTCCATGAACAGGGCCGCTCTGGACTTCGGACGGCACCTCATGGGCGTGCGCACGGACTGCATGGAAGAACTCACCCACAGGGGCCGCAAGCGGATTCACGACCTCAAGTACTACACCTGGGTCGAGCAGCAGGGCAGGACGGCCGCGGAGCTGGACGCACTCTGGTACGACTACGAGGGCACCTGGGGCGCGGTGCACAAACAGGCCGCCCGGATCGACGAGTTGATTGAGGAATTCAACGAAGGCACCGGTCTGTCGGCGTAG